The following nucleotide sequence is from Syntrophus gentianae.
CCTGGACTGGATCAAATGCGCCGGCGGTTATCTGTGGCATGTGGACAAGGTGCCCGAAGTGGGCAAATACAATCCCGGCCAGAAGATGTTCTTCCTGGTTGTGGCGGGCGGCGGGGCGGCCATGATCTTCTCCGGACTGATCATGCTCTTTCCCCTGAACATCCCAGCCATGATCGTCCGGCTGATGTATCTGGTCCACGCGGCCGGCTTCGTGGCGATCTTCGCCTTCTTTTTCATCCACCTCTACCTGGGAACGGTGGGCTCTCCCGGATCGCTGCCGGCCATGATGACCGGCTGGGTGACGCGCCCCTGGCTGAAGAAGCAGCACGCCAAGTGGCTTCATGAGATGGAGGAAGACGGGACGCTCATCGTTTACGGCGAAGAGAAACCCTCTTCCCACGGCCACGGCCATTAACCGTTTAACTCTCTTTAAATAACCATACAACCAAAGGGGACCTGCCCTCAAAAGCAGGCCCCCTTTCGCTTTCCGGTGTCCGCACCAG
It contains:
- a CDS encoding formate dehydrogenase subunit gamma, with protein sequence MRKGLIQATDSFERIVHWSLAVSCLILCLSGLGMMFHSLNFLGTPFGGLKSLKYIHNLTALFFLLALVFTVRMWWKEAGIFVFPEDLDWIKCAGGYLWHVDKVPEVGKYNPGQKMFFLVVAGGGAAMIFSGLIMLFPLNIPAMIVRLMYLVHAAGFVAIFAFFFIHLYLGTVGSPGSLPAMMTGWVTRPWLKKQHAKWLHEMEEDGTLIVYGEEKPSSHGHGH